From one Lactiplantibacillus paraplantarum genomic stretch:
- the nrdE gene encoding class 1b ribonucleoside-diphosphate reductase subunit alpha, which translates to MTLKDLKDVTYYDLNNEINIPVNNQIPLNKDQEALAAFLKQNVEPNTMKFDSLKARFDYLREHDYLETPAIDKYDFSFIEKLYDYLRSQDFHFKTFMAAYKFYAQYALKTDDGDYYLENFIDRVAMNALYFADGNETLAMDLANEIVHQRYQPATPSFLNAGRARRGELISCFLIQSTDDMNSIGRTINSALQLSRIGGGVGINLSNLRGAGDPIKHIDGAASGVVPVMKLLEDSFSYSNQLGQRQGAGVVYLSVFHPDIIAFLSAKKENADEKIRLKTLSLGVTVPDKFYELIKADADMYLFSPYGVEREYGVPFSYVDITKEYDNMVKNPNIRKTKIKARDLENEISKLQQESGYPYVVNVDTANRENPIDGKIVMSNLCSEVMQVQTPSLIDDQQQYEKLGTDISCNLGSTNIVNLMASPDFGHSVEAMVRALTYVTDHSNVDVVPSIQKGNRQAHTIGLGAMGLHAFFAKNQMEYGSKEAVDFTNIYFLLLNYWTLKSSNEIARERHETFVNFEKSKYADGSYFDKYTTQDWQPKYDKTTALFDGIFIPSKADWEALKKAVMRDGLYHQNRMAVAPNGSISYINDTTASLHPIINRVEERQEKKIGKIYYPAPYLSNDTINYYKSAYDTDMRKVIDVYAAAQQHVDQGMSLTLFMRSTIPAGLYEWKDGRTDKMTTRDLNILRNYAYHKGIKSIYYIRTFTDDDGEVGVNECESCVI; encoded by the coding sequence ATGACCTTAAAAGATTTAAAAGACGTCACGTATTACGACTTAAATAATGAGATCAATATTCCCGTTAATAATCAGATTCCGCTCAACAAAGATCAGGAGGCACTTGCAGCCTTCCTTAAACAAAATGTTGAACCGAACACGATGAAATTTGATAGTCTCAAGGCCCGCTTTGACTACCTGCGTGAACACGACTATTTGGAAACCCCTGCCATTGATAAGTATGATTTTAGCTTTATCGAAAAACTCTACGATTACTTACGGTCACAAGACTTTCATTTTAAGACGTTTATGGCCGCTTACAAATTCTATGCCCAATACGCGCTAAAGACTGATGATGGCGACTATTACTTAGAGAACTTTATTGATCGTGTGGCAATGAACGCCCTCTACTTCGCCGATGGCAATGAAACTTTAGCGATGGATCTGGCCAATGAAATTGTTCACCAACGTTACCAACCAGCTACCCCTAGTTTTCTCAATGCTGGTCGGGCGCGGCGTGGTGAGTTGATTTCTTGCTTCCTGATTCAATCGACTGATGACATGAACTCAATCGGCCGGACTATTAATTCAGCATTACAGCTTTCTCGGATTGGTGGCGGGGTCGGCATTAACCTCAGCAACTTACGAGGTGCTGGTGATCCGATCAAACATATCGATGGCGCTGCTAGCGGGGTCGTCCCCGTCATGAAATTATTGGAAGATAGTTTCTCTTATTCTAATCAGTTAGGTCAACGTCAAGGTGCCGGGGTCGTTTACCTCAGTGTCTTCCATCCCGATATTATTGCCTTTCTTTCTGCTAAGAAGGAAAATGCCGACGAAAAGATTCGCCTCAAGACGCTCTCACTCGGTGTCACCGTACCCGACAAGTTTTACGAGTTGATTAAGGCCGATGCTGATATGTATCTCTTCAGTCCTTACGGTGTCGAACGCGAATACGGGGTACCATTCTCATATGTCGATATCACCAAAGAATACGACAATATGGTCAAAAACCCGAACATCCGCAAAACTAAAATCAAGGCGCGCGACCTTGAAAATGAAATCAGCAAGTTGCAACAAGAATCTGGCTACCCGTACGTCGTCAACGTTGATACCGCCAATCGTGAAAACCCTATCGACGGTAAAATCGTGATGAGTAACTTGTGTTCCGAAGTGATGCAAGTGCAAACCCCATCACTAATTGATGACCAACAGCAGTACGAGAAGCTGGGAACCGATATTAGTTGTAATCTCGGTTCGACTAATATCGTTAACTTAATGGCCTCCCCGGACTTTGGACATTCCGTTGAAGCGATGGTCCGCGCATTAACTTACGTGACTGATCACTCCAACGTCGACGTCGTCCCTTCAATCCAAAAAGGGAACCGTCAAGCCCATACGATTGGTTTAGGTGCCATGGGGCTCCATGCCTTTTTCGCAAAGAATCAGATGGAATACGGCAGTAAAGAAGCCGTTGACTTTACCAATATTTACTTCTTACTCTTGAACTACTGGACCTTAAAATCTTCTAACGAAATTGCGCGTGAACGTCACGAAACTTTCGTTAACTTTGAAAAATCAAAGTATGCCGATGGTTCATACTTTGACAAGTACACCACCCAAGACTGGCAGCCAAAATATGACAAGACCACCGCACTCTTTGATGGTATCTTCATTCCAAGTAAAGCTGATTGGGAAGCCCTTAAAAAAGCCGTTATGCGCGATGGCCTCTATCATCAAAACCGGATGGCAGTTGCTCCCAACGGATCAATTTCGTACATCAACGATACGACTGCCAGCCTACACCCAATCATCAACCGGGTCGAAGAACGACAAGAAAAGAAAATTGGTAAGATTTATTATCCCGCTCCTTACCTATCTAATGATACAATTAACTATTATAAGTCAGCATACGATACTGATATGCGTAAAGTTATCGATGTCTATGCGGCTGCTCAGCAACACGTTGATCAAGGCATGAGCTTGACACTCTTCATGCGATCAACCATTCCAGCTGGCTTATATGAATGGAAAGACGGTCGCACTGATAAGATGACCACGCGGGACTTAAACATTTTACGGAACTACGCCTACCATAAAGGAATCAAATCGATTTATTATATTCGGACCTTTACGGATGACGATGGCGAAGTCGGTGTTAACGAATGTGAAAGCTGCGTAATTTAG
- the mprF gene encoding bifunctional lysylphosphatidylglycerol flippase/synthetase MprF, whose translation MKATLQKIGTALNKRMGIIKALFVFSVLLFVITEVGKIAKEVSGAQLANALASQSWWHLLSMVVIGIIAVTPMLTYDVMITKFLPNHYSLGYILKAGWITNTFTNIGGFGGVLGASLRANFYNREATKKQIVFAISKIALFLVSGLSLYCMISLVLVYGFGIGNMYGSYWIWLVGGALYFPAIFIFTRVNDSEFFDGLTLGNVVRLLSGSFGEWTGCVLFFLLIGNFMGLPIDFAAVVPLFVIASVVGEVSMVPGGIGSFDVFMIFGLGAVGVSRPDAVAWLLFYRLFYYIIPFAIGLVLFIHDTGHRLNVRLAGIPKQALQRVAQMVLTVFLYFSGFLMLLMSTVPNFAYNNKLFLQFYPYTFFFINQASSIIMAFLLIGVALGTAGRVKKAFWPTVIVLLIAILNTIRWLVVYDAISMKFVIFLVVILALVALSRHAYYRDRLAFSWGQTLWVSCVYVVTFILYTIVGVYNAPQIHHRHAVPEALFFPSQKLWLFGVIGLVLAAMILIIMYRYFASGYNARLRQKMDAARVKQVIETYGGNEISHLAYLNDKLAYYYQVDGVDQLIFLYQQKADKLIIMGEPFGNQAVLQAALEQLLDDADSDGCSLVFYEISEMLTMRLHEMGFDFIKTGEEGHVKLADFSLAGKRLRGERALMNKFTRDHYEFAILQPPFSADVMAELRAVSDSWLAGETEKGFSLGFFDEQYLNQAPVAVVYDSDHRIVAFANIMPQGNHQTTSIDLMRSSKSAPSGIMDTVFVHLFEQARDDGYAYFNMGMAPLSGVGVSRYSFIQEKIAHLIYEYGYQLYGFQGLRSYKEKYVTEWEPKYIAYRKRNSLIFTILQLLQVVNTRVHKSERHRPVWLLKRLK comes from the coding sequence TTGAAGGCAACGTTACAGAAAATCGGGACGGCACTCAATAAACGCATGGGGATCATCAAAGCATTATTTGTGTTCTCCGTCCTGTTATTTGTGATTACGGAAGTCGGTAAAATTGCGAAGGAGGTCAGTGGCGCGCAGTTGGCGAACGCCCTCGCTTCGCAAAGCTGGTGGCATTTGCTGAGTATGGTCGTGATTGGCATTATTGCAGTGACACCGATGCTGACGTATGATGTCATGATTACGAAGTTTTTACCCAACCATTATTCACTTGGATATATTTTAAAAGCTGGGTGGATTACTAATACGTTTACGAATATTGGTGGCTTTGGGGGTGTCCTGGGTGCCTCGCTGCGAGCTAACTTTTATAATCGCGAAGCCACCAAGAAACAAATCGTGTTTGCTATTTCCAAGATCGCTTTGTTTCTAGTTTCGGGGTTATCATTGTATTGTATGATTTCACTCGTGTTAGTCTATGGTTTTGGCATTGGAAATATGTACGGCAGTTACTGGATCTGGCTCGTCGGTGGCGCACTGTATTTTCCAGCCATCTTTATTTTTACACGAGTCAACGATTCGGAATTCTTCGATGGCCTTACGCTCGGCAACGTCGTTCGGTTGTTGAGTGGTTCGTTTGGTGAATGGACCGGCTGTGTGCTGTTCTTCTTATTAATTGGAAACTTTATGGGATTACCCATTGATTTTGCGGCGGTCGTGCCGTTATTCGTGATTGCTTCGGTTGTTGGTGAAGTATCAATGGTACCCGGTGGTATTGGGTCATTCGACGTTTTCATGATTTTTGGCCTCGGTGCGGTCGGAGTTTCGCGACCAGACGCAGTCGCATGGCTCTTATTTTACCGGTTATTCTACTATATTATCCCGTTTGCCATCGGGTTGGTCTTATTCATCCATGACACCGGCCATCGCTTAAACGTGCGTTTAGCGGGTATTCCCAAGCAGGCATTACAACGCGTTGCCCAGATGGTACTGACGGTTTTTCTCTACTTTTCTGGCTTTCTGATGTTGTTGATGTCGACGGTTCCTAACTTTGCGTATAACAATAAGCTCTTCTTGCAGTTTTATCCGTACACCTTTTTCTTTATTAATCAGGCCAGCAGCATTATTATGGCCTTTTTACTAATTGGGGTGGCGTTGGGAACTGCTGGGCGGGTCAAAAAAGCTTTTTGGCCAACGGTGATCGTCCTATTGATTGCCATTTTGAATACGATTCGCTGGCTTGTCGTTTATGATGCGATTTCGATGAAATTTGTGATTTTCTTAGTTGTGATTCTAGCGCTAGTGGCCTTGTCGCGGCATGCTTATTATCGTGATCGATTGGCTTTTTCATGGGGACAAACGCTGTGGGTTAGCTGCGTTTACGTGGTAACCTTTATCTTGTATACGATTGTGGGGGTCTATAACGCGCCCCAAATTCATCATCGCCACGCGGTTCCTGAAGCCCTGTTCTTCCCATCACAAAAACTCTGGTTATTTGGGGTGATTGGGTTAGTCTTAGCGGCAATGATTTTGATTATTATGTACCGCTACTTTGCGAGTGGGTATAACGCCCGATTGCGTCAAAAGATGGATGCGGCTCGGGTCAAACAAGTGATTGAAACTTATGGCGGCAATGAAATCTCACACTTGGCTTATTTGAATGATAAGTTAGCATATTACTATCAAGTCGATGGGGTCGATCAACTGATTTTCTTATACCAACAGAAGGCCGATAAACTGATTATTATGGGAGAGCCATTCGGTAATCAAGCGGTATTACAAGCTGCCTTGGAACAGTTATTGGATGACGCAGATAGTGACGGTTGCTCGTTAGTCTTTTACGAAATTAGTGAGATGCTGACGATGCGCCTACACGAAATGGGCTTTGACTTTATCAAAACCGGTGAAGAAGGGCACGTTAAATTGGCAGACTTTAGTTTGGCTGGTAAACGGCTACGGGGTGAACGGGCCCTAATGAATAAGTTTACCCGGGATCACTATGAGTTTGCCATCTTGCAGCCACCGTTCAGTGCTGACGTCATGGCTGAATTACGGGCCGTATCGGATAGTTGGTTAGCAGGTGAGACGGAAAAAGGATTCTCGCTCGGATTTTTTGATGAGCAGTATCTCAATCAGGCACCTGTAGCGGTCGTTTATGATTCTGACCACCGAATTGTCGCGTTTGCGAATATTATGCCGCAGGGGAATCATCAGACGACTTCAATTGACTTAATGCGGTCGAGCAAGTCAGCGCCATCCGGCATTATGGACACGGTCTTTGTGCACTTATTTGAACAGGCGCGTGACGATGGCTATGCCTATTTCAATATGGGAATGGCCCCGTTGTCCGGCGTAGGTGTTTCACGCTACAGTTTTATTCAAGAAAAAATTGCTCATTTAATTTACGAATATGGCTATCAGTTATATGGTTTTCAGGGATTACGGTCGTACAAGGAGAAGTATGTGACCGAGTGGGAACCAAAGTACATTGCGTACCGGAAGCGTAATTCGCTAATTTTCACCATTTTACAATTGCTACAAGTTGTTAATACCCGGGTGCACAAGTCTGAGCGGCATCGGCCAGTGTGGTTGTTGAAACGATTGAAATAA
- a CDS encoding redoxin NrdH yields the protein MKKVTVFTKNNCMQCKMTKKFLTAHNIAFEEKNINTNPEYVDYLKNQGFHAVPVVEINGEDSIAGFRPDALKQLAV from the coding sequence ATGAAAAAAGTTACCGTATTTACTAAAAACAACTGCATGCAATGCAAGATGACTAAGAAGTTCCTCACGGCGCACAATATTGCCTTTGAAGAAAAGAACATCAACACAAATCCTGAATACGTCGATTACTTGAAAAATCAAGGTTTCCACGCTGTTCCAGTCGTTGAAATCAATGGTGAAGATAGCATTGCCGGCTTCCGTCCCGATGCGTTAAAACAATTGGCTGTTTAG
- the nrdF gene encoding class 1b ribonucleoside-diphosphate reductase subunit beta, producing MATDLAYYQKLLSNGNYKAINWDRVSDAIDKSTWEKLTEQFWLDTRIPVSNDMADWRELDDDHRWVVGHVFGGLTLLDTLQSQDGLQALRRNVLTSHETAVLNNIQFMESVHAKSYSTIFETLNTPDEINEIFDWSDSEEFLQSKAQWIYKLYDNIDEDPLKQKVANVFLETFLFYSGFYTPLYYLGHNQLPNVAEIIKLILRDESVHGTYIGYKFQLGFKERSEKQQAEFKDWMFDFLYKLYENEENYIHLVYDQIGWSDEVLTFSRYNANKALMNLGQDALFPDTAEDVNPVVMNGISTGTSNHDFFSQVGNGYRLGQVEAMQDTDYDIGDPDD from the coding sequence ATGGCAACAGACTTGGCTTACTACCAAAAACTGCTCAGTAATGGCAACTATAAGGCAATTAACTGGGATCGAGTTTCAGATGCAATTGATAAAAGTACTTGGGAAAAGTTAACCGAACAATTTTGGTTAGACACCCGGATTCCAGTTTCCAACGACATGGCAGACTGGCGTGAATTAGATGATGATCACCGGTGGGTTGTGGGACACGTCTTCGGCGGTTTGACGCTGCTGGATACGTTACAATCACAAGACGGTCTGCAAGCACTCCGTCGCAACGTCTTAACTTCACATGAAACGGCCGTACTAAATAACATCCAGTTCATGGAATCCGTTCATGCGAAGAGTTATTCAACGATTTTCGAGACGCTGAACACACCGGACGAAATCAACGAAATTTTTGACTGGAGTGACAGTGAAGAGTTTCTTCAATCAAAGGCCCAATGGATCTATAAGCTTTATGATAATATCGATGAAGATCCATTGAAGCAAAAAGTAGCAAACGTCTTCTTGGAAACTTTCCTGTTCTATTCTGGTTTCTATACACCACTGTACTACTTGGGACACAACCAATTGCCAAACGTGGCCGAAATCATCAAACTAATCTTGCGAGACGAAAGTGTCCATGGCACCTATATCGGTTACAAGTTCCAATTAGGCTTCAAGGAACGTTCTGAGAAACAACAAGCTGAATTTAAAGACTGGATGTTTGATTTCTTATACAAGCTCTACGAAAATGAGGAAAACTACATTCACTTAGTTTACGATCAAATCGGCTGGTCTGATGAAGTCTTAACCTTCAGTCGTTACAACGCTAACAAAGCGCTAATGAACTTAGGACAAGACGCCCTCTTCCCAGACACGGCAGAAGACGTTAATCCCGTTGTCATGAACGGTATCTCAACTGGGACTTCTAACCATGATTTCTTCTCACAAGTTGGGAATGGCTACCGGTTAGGTCAAGTTGAAGCCATGCAAGACACCGACTACGATATTGGTGATCCAGACGATTAA
- the tadA gene encoding tRNA adenosine(34) deaminase TadA — protein sequence MAEPTAEDWMQEALHEARMAYLIGEVPIGAVIVHQGEIIGRGHNLREHGQDATMHAEIIAIQEACEYLHSWRLEDCQLYVTLEPCLMCSGAIINARLPELYFGARDPKAGAVRSLYQVMDDTRLNHQVTVHERVLARPAGEMLENFFRGIRKRKKAAKKARREAAEKN from the coding sequence GTGGCGGAACCAACAGCGGAAGACTGGATGCAAGAAGCATTACATGAGGCCCGGATGGCTTATTTGATTGGCGAAGTGCCGATTGGGGCCGTAATCGTTCACCAGGGTGAAATTATTGGGCGTGGTCACAATTTACGCGAGCATGGTCAGGATGCAACGATGCACGCTGAAATTATTGCGATTCAAGAAGCTTGTGAGTACTTGCATAGTTGGCGCTTGGAAGATTGTCAATTATATGTCACCTTGGAACCATGTTTGATGTGTAGCGGGGCCATTATCAATGCGCGGCTCCCTGAACTTTACTTTGGTGCTCGCGATCCTAAGGCCGGGGCCGTTCGTAGTTTGTATCAAGTGATGGATGATACCCGTTTAAATCATCAAGTGACGGTTCATGAACGTGTTTTGGCACGTCCAGCCGGTGAGATGTTAGAAAACTTTTTCCGTGGGATTCGTAAACGGAAAAAGGCGGCCAAAAAAGCACGACGCGAAGCTGCTGAAAAAAATTAG
- a CDS encoding TIGR00730 family Rossman fold protein — MAIHNICVFCGSNSGLDPAFSDKTVALGQYLAANDYQLVYGGGDHGLMGKVAKATMDAGGRVIGIIPHFLVARELAFKDVTTFIETRTMTERKEKMLHLADAFIVLPGGFGTFEEFLQMLSWSQMDIHQKPIALYNIDGFYDDLVAMLQKTADLGFAPEANLDLFINGHDLDEIFAGFHDFKHVLPPKYTN, encoded by the coding sequence ATGGCAATTCATAATATCTGTGTTTTTTGTGGGTCGAACTCTGGTTTGGATCCCGCATTTAGTGACAAAACGGTGGCGCTCGGTCAATACTTGGCCGCTAACGATTACCAACTCGTCTATGGCGGTGGCGACCATGGGTTAATGGGAAAAGTCGCCAAGGCAACTATGGATGCTGGTGGCCGCGTTATCGGGATCATCCCGCATTTTCTGGTTGCCAGGGAACTCGCATTTAAGGACGTCACAACTTTTATCGAAACGCGCACGATGACCGAACGCAAGGAAAAGATGCTTCACCTCGCCGATGCCTTTATCGTCTTACCTGGCGGGTTTGGCACCTTTGAAGAGTTCTTACAAATGTTATCTTGGAGTCAGATGGATATTCACCAAAAGCCAATTGCACTCTACAACATCGACGGCTTCTACGACGACCTAGTCGCCATGCTACAAAAAACCGCCGACTTAGGATTTGCCCCTGAGGCTAACCTCGACCTATTCATTAATGGGCATGATCTTGACGAAATTTTCGCTGGTTTCCATGATTTCAAACATGTATTACCGCCTAAGTATACGAACTAA
- a CDS encoding class I SAM-dependent methyltransferase, whose amino-acid sequence MTNYYYTHNPDIVHDEKQWNFEIFNHEFKFTTDNGVFSKRTVDYGSRTLLAAFDPTDLPAGPILDLGTGYGPIGMALAYQSPERTVDMVDVNELALSLARKNVALNQITNTNIFTSDIYQQVTATNYAAIVTNPPVRAGKAVVDTMLTGAVSRLVVGGTLTVVLQKKQGAPSAKKLMQTTFGNCQVIKKDKGYYILQSVKEG is encoded by the coding sequence ATGACCAACTATTATTATACACACAATCCGGATATTGTGCATGATGAAAAGCAATGGAATTTTGAAATTTTTAATCACGAATTTAAATTCACAACGGACAACGGTGTCTTCTCAAAGCGCACCGTGGATTACGGCTCACGGACGCTACTAGCAGCGTTTGATCCAACCGATTTACCGGCGGGACCAATCCTAGATTTGGGGACTGGGTATGGGCCAATTGGGATGGCGCTCGCCTATCAATCACCCGAACGAACGGTTGATATGGTCGATGTGAACGAGTTAGCGCTAAGTTTAGCGCGTAAAAATGTTGCTTTGAACCAAATTACGAATACCAACATTTTTACATCCGATATTTATCAACAGGTGACCGCGACTAATTATGCGGCGATCGTCACCAACCCACCGGTACGTGCTGGTAAGGCAGTGGTGGATACGATGTTAACGGGAGCCGTTTCACGGTTAGTCGTTGGCGGGACGCTCACCGTTGTTTTACAGAAAAAACAAGGCGCACCATCAGCGAAGAAATTGATGCAAACGACCTTTGGCAATTGTCAGGTGATTAAGAAGGATAAGGGTTACTACATCTTACAAAGTGTAAAGGAGGGATAG